CTCTTAAGGAGTCGTATGCGATAATGAAGGTTGATTTTTGCAGATGTCGCCAGTTACGGTACGTTTGCAACCCATAGGGGGCTCTcgtaaaaaaaaatcgttttttCAGTAGTGGATACTTTTTAATGTTTGATATTTACATAAACTTTATGAGTCTTAAACTAATTACTATAAAAAATCCCAAGTTCCAAATAATCTCTAGATTGTATTACACGTGCCCCaggtaaaaaaaacacaagtatATACTactgtactatatatatatttggagcAAATTAACTACTTATAAAATGGATAGGAATCAGAGGGACCTGGCATAATACTAGTAATAAAATAGATAGGAATCAGCGGGCGTGAGTTGTGGCTTAATTAGTGAGTAAAATAGATAGATACCATGTATAATTGTATATACATCAATACATTGCATTTCTTTGTTGCCGTTACTGCTTATATATAGTGGTAAATTCTCACTCGCGTCCAACCATTGACATGTATCTTCCGTAGTCAGAAGAATATTATATCAAAGCCATGGAGCCTACAAGCACAGCAGCTGTGACGCCTGTCCTCCTGGTCAGACTTGCTGTGCTGCTTGTGGTGTTTACTACTGGAGCAAGGGCTTTGGTTCACAAAACCATAGAggtataatataattttttttgcggAATTTTTATTTCATGTCGAATCGAGAATCGACCAGTGGGTTTAAATATTTTTGTGTCGATATATATGTTCTTCTGAGAAATGTGTATATTGAGTTGATCGATGTAAATGTGCACAATCCAACATGCGCTTTTTCCTTTCTCTACTGTATAAAAGAAGGTTGTGCGGAAGTATACAACTTTTCAAATTTAGATTTTATGATATTATTCATCTGAGATTTTCTGCGTGCAATTTATGAGTATGTTTGACTAGCCTGTTTTGAATTCATATTTGGTCtgctggtgtgtgtgtgtgtgtgtttttcttcCCCAAAATCAGAGCGACGATGGCGATGTGATTGACTGCGTGGACATCAACGAGCGGCCGGCACTGAATCATCTTCCTGATCATGACCGCCAAAAAGTTCAGGTCTCCCCTTACTCTAAAAACGAAAAGAAAATATTGATCTTTCTTTACTCATGATCAAGACATGAAAAGATATAATAAAATCCATgctattaattaattttcttgTCCTAGATAATGAAGCCAGGGCGAAGCATCAAGAGCTTCACCAGACATGGCGGAAGCGAGGGAGCTGCCCGGCCGGAACAGTTCCGATCCGGCGGCCGTCGGCGAGCTCGCTCGCCGTGCCTTCTCCTTCGGCCATCCACACTACAAACCATCCATCTCCAACGATGGATGGTCCGGCTCATCAGGCACATTagaggtaattaattaatataaaaatatttttattaggaGTTGCCAAAAATAATACTTCATCCCTCTCATAtcataagtcgttttgactttggtcaaagtcaaactacttcaaatttAACTACATTTTATAGATAAATGTTTATAatgccaaattagttttattaaatcaataattaaatatattttcataataaatctGTCTTgcattgaaaatgttactattttttttctataaatttagttaaacttaaaatagtttaattttaaccaaagtcaaaatgatttataacctaaaacgaaTGAGTAGTAATTAAGGTTGTCATTATGTCCATTATCCAATTTATCCACACCCAGCTAGCTGTCACAAATATGATTTGCCATTTTTATGATTTTCGGTTTTGATTAAATTACAGCGCAAATTAAGTTcgttaattgatttttttagaattaattgattgattaattatgTACAGGTGGCTGGTGCTTACGGCAGAAATGGGCCGTACCATGGTGCTCGGGCAGATGTACCAAACTGGAAGGTAGACGTGCAGCCTCGCGAGTTCTCCATGAACTACATCATGGTCGGCTACACGCTCGACAAGGATTACAGGCCTTATCCAAGTTCTGATCCACCAAAAACTCTTGCCAACCAGATTGTGGTTGGACTCGtggtaattaccatatttttttcTGTAATGAAAATCAAAAGGCACACGACCAATATGTTctaaatgttttaaaaaaaagttaggggaaaaaaatccaaaccaTCTCCTTTCTAAATGTTAAGTATCACATAGATTTATAACGGAAGCCTATAACGACTACTACCTATAATTGCAAACATAATATTAGAATATTAATGTATATATGTTCTctgtggatatatatatttgttcgtaTATATGTCACTGAATGCGGGCCTGGCCAGCTTTATATGGGGACTCTTTATCAAGATTGTTCATATATTACACCGTAAGTGACGACTCTTCATCAGCGCGGCTGATGATCGATATATACTATAGCTAATACATGGGGATTAAGGTGGGCTGAGATAGATTAATAATTAACTAATTGACTGATGATATATGTGCAGAACGACAGTGGAGCTCAGACCAACTGTTTCAACCTGGACTGCGATGGTTTCCATCTTCAGAACAGCTCCTTCGCTCTGGGCTCCTCCTGGAGCGACTCACTGTCGCAGCATGGAGGCGAAAGATACGGCGTGACGCTTAGCATCCACAGAGTAAGTCAAATAAATTTGGTGCTCCTGTCTTCTACCGTAtccgttttaaaataagttcatttttcgCTCATCTCACACGTACTAATATAAACATCAAAAGATTATATGCATCTACTTCATCTAAATCTCGATACAACTATTACTCACTTTATCTACTCTCAACACGATTACTCCCTACTTTCACAAACTCTATCccatttcaaaataagtttatttttcgcTAATCTCACACGTACCAATATAAACATCAAAAGACTCTAATACgcctaaaatttttaaaaatttcagaTCAACCAATGGTTGTTACCACTCTTCTACTTAAAAACAGAGTCTCTTCTTTAAATGGTTGAACGATTAATTATTATAAcatgtaaaaaatataaaaattacacaaAGTAaacttatatactccctccattccataatataagggattttgagttttcgcttgcaacgtttgactactcgtcttattcaaaattttttgaaattattatttattttatttatgacttactttattatctacagtactttaagcgcaacttttcattttttatatttgcaaaaaaaatttgaataagacgagtggtcaaacgttgcaagcaaaaactcaaaatccctaatcctgtgggacggagggagtagctcatAAAAATTTCAAATACTTACATAAAAGTAGTTGGTACTCTGCTCCGGTCTTTCCTCGATTCACACGCGAGTGAAACAGCAGCCAAGAAAAGTGCTCATGGTAGGAGCCACGCATACCAGCGCGAGCACAAGGGGCCGATGTCACGGCGTCGTCATCACCGTGCGATCCAGAAGCTCAAGACATCCAAATCAGGCGATCCACTCAGGCGAGGAGGCCCACAAGTAAATTCCCTCATAGTGAGTGGACCCGGTGATGTTTGCCGGGCCACGGGTCAGAGAGTGAGATCTAATAGCTCATTGCTATATAAGATCGGCAGGGTCGAGAGAAAAGGGACATGAAAGAAATTGTACAAACTATTCCCCAATATTTCAAACTCTCCTCTgcttccttctccttcttcttcctctagctctgctcttcttcttcctcacgaAACTTCTATCCGCTGACTTCTTCGCTACTTGAGTAAATCGAATCGGAGAGAAGTGAGTTCGTGACAATTTGGTATTAGAGCACTCATCCTGGAGAAACCACGCTACACCTCTAGGTTGCAGCTGCATGTGGAGGCCATGGAGAAGCAGAACAACGACTTCGGAAAAGTTTTGGCCGAGATCCAGGAGTCGCTGGTGTCGTTGAACAACAAGCAAGCGGAGACTCAAGCTGTGGTGGCGAAGCTGGATGCAGGAGTCAACGGATGGCGTCCGCAAGTGGAATCGGCGATCCATGATTTGCGCGCGGAAGTAGGAGATCTTCGTCAGCAGCTGGACCTCGTCGGCAAAATGAATCAAGCTTCCTCTTCAGCGCTTTCCCCTTGAGTTCCGTCGACGGACGAGGAAAGGAAGGCGCCGTTGCTGCCCACTCCGCCCCCAACATCTCAACCAGCGGCGGCAGAGGAAAGGAAGGCGCCGTTGCTGCCTACCCCGCCACCAACATCTCAACCTGTGATGGCGAAGGGCAGAAGCAAATGGGCCAATGGCCACCACTCTGCAACACAACTCCGGGGAAGGGTTCCTGGTGTACATCTGACCCAGAACCTTGCCCCGGGCAAGGGTACGTTCGATTCCAATCTCACGCATAAGGGGAATTTCAATTTTGCGCATAAATTTGAGGGTGCTAGTTGGGGATCAGAGGAATTTGATTTTGAACAGGGGGAACGTTAGTATAGTCATTGAGTTCCTAAATTAGATTTTCCAAAATTTGATGGTTCTGATCCCCAGGATTGGCGCATGAAGTGTGAGCATTATTTCGATGTGAATAATACTTTTCCAGGGTTGTGGGTGAGAGTTTCAGTCATCTACTTCATGGGTAGGGCAGCCTCTTGGTTGAAATCGTCTAGAGCCCATTTGCGTTTTCCAGTTTGGGAAGATTTTTGTGCTGTTGTTTCTGAAAAGTTTGATAGGGATCGGCATGAGGCCTTGATTAGACAAATGGATAGCATTAAGCAAACCAGCACTGTCTAGGAGTTTTATGAGCGTTTTGATGAATTGATGAATCAATTGATGGTTTATGATCCGGTTGTTAGCACCAAGTACTTAACCCATAGGTTTACAGAGGGTTTAAAAAGGGAAATTAGAAATGTTGTTCTGCTTCAGCGTCCACAAAATCTCGAATCTGCGTTGGCTGTTGCTTGTTTACAGGAAGAAGTCTTGGAGACAGCTGATGGCAATTCAGGAAATTCAGGAAAGGAGCAGAAGAAAATTGAAGGGGGAATACTGCATCGACCCAATACAGCTTTCAAGGGTGCTTATCCATTACCTGCTCCACCTGTACGTTCTGGAGGTTCTGGGGTGAAGTTTGAGGACAAGAGGGAGACTGAAATCAAAAGAGGAACTAATTCTGTTGATAAGATTGGTGCACTTAAGGCTCAGCGTTGCGCTCAGGGTCTTTGTTACATTTGTGCCGAGAAATGGTCACCTACCCATAAGTGTGCCAACAGAGTTCAACTTCATGCTGTGCAGGAGCTTTTCACAGTGCTGTTTGAATCTGAAGAAGATACCGGTTCAGTTCTTGACACAGCTGCAGAACAACAGATAATGGCAATTTCTGTACATGCTATGCAGGGCTCTGAGCATCGTGGATCCATGAGAATGCTGGGACAAATTCAAGGCAAGGATATTTTGATTCTTGTGGATTCGGGTAGTACGGCTAGTTTTATCAGTAAGAAGGTGGCAGCTGGCCTAGTTGGGGTATGGTGGCTACCTACCAAGGTGCAAGTGAAAGTGGCCGATGGAGCATTATTGCACTGTCAGTCTGTGATTCAGGATTGTGAATGGGTTAGCCAAGGGCATATGTTTTGTACTGAATTTAAGGTGTTGGCTCTCGGAAATTATGATGTGATCTTGGGAATGGACTGGTTGATGCAGCACAGCCCTATGACAGTTGATTGGTCCACAAGGACTTTGATGGTGAACAAAGATGGACAACAGATCTTATTGCAGGGAATAGTTTCTGACACTGAACAGTGTACTCTTATTTCTGCTTGTTAGCTGAAAGAGTTGGATAAGAAGATGGCAGTGGCAAATCTTGTTCAGTTTTGCTTTATTACTGAAGATGTTCAGACTGAAGTTATACCTGCGGCTGTACAAAAGTTGTTAACTGACAATGTTTCCCTCTTTGATGAGCCTGAGGGCTTGCCACCACAGCGCCCATTTGATCACACAATACCGTTGATTCCTGGAGCCATGCCGGTTAATGTCAGACCTTATCGGTACACTCCCTCACAAAAAGATGAGATCGAAAGCCAAGTTCAGGAAATGCTATCTAAAGGTATAATTCAACCTAGCTCTAGTCCTTTCTCATCTCCGGTGTTATTGGTTAAAAAGAAAGATGGTTCGTGGAGATTTTGTGTGGATTATCGCCATTTGAATGCTATCACAGTCAAGAACAAGTATCCATTACCAATAATAGATGAGTTACTTGATGAGTTAGCAGGGGCTCAATGGTTTACCAAGCTTGACCTACGTGCCGGGTATCATCAAATCGGAATGCATATAGAGGATGAACATAAAACTGCCTTTCAAACCCACCATGGTCACTTTGAGTTTCGAGTGATTCCTTTTGGTTTGACAAGCGCTCCTGCCACATTTCAGAGTGTGATGAAtaatattctatctacattgcTCAGGAAGTGTGTGCTTGTCTTTGTGGATGACATACTCATATACAGTCGAACTATGGAGGAACATTTGATCCATCTACAGACTGTGTTTCAGATCTTACATAAACATCAGCTTAAAGTCAAAAAGAGCAAATGTTCTTTTGCTCAACAAAAGCTGGCTTACTTGGGACATATTATCAGTCCTAATGGTGTCTCCACAGATTCTGACAAGATTGTTGTTGTTCAGTCTTGGCCGGTTCCATCTTCTGTCAAGGAGTTAAGAAGttttttgggtttggcaggTTATTACCGCAAGTTTGTGCTTAATTATGGAATTCTGAGTAAACCATTAACTTCTTTGTTAAAGAAGGGACAACTTTATCTATGGACATCAGCCACAGATCAGGCCTTTCAGGCTATCAAGCATGCATTAGTGACTGCTCCTGTCTTAGCAATGCCCGATTTCAGTATTCCTTTTGTGGTAGAGACTGATGCTTCTGACAAAGGGATGGGTGCTGTACTTATGCAAAACAATCACCCAATTACATTCTTAAGCAAAGCCTTGGGGCCACGACATTTGGGATTATCCACCTATGGGAAAAAGAGTCTTGCAATTATGATGGCTGTCGATCATTGGCGCCCTTATTTACAACATGCTGAGTTTTTCATTAAGACAGACCACCGCAGCTTGGCTTTCTTAGATAATCAGCGTCTCACCACACCCTGGCAACACAAAGCACTCACGAAACTTTTGGGATTGTGGTATCAAATCATCT
The Oryza sativa Japonica Group chromosome 6, ASM3414082v1 DNA segment above includes these coding regions:
- the LOC136356888 gene encoding uncharacterized protein, with translation MAKGRSKWANGHHSATQLRGRVPGVHLTQNLAPGKGTFDSNLTHKGNFNFAHKFEGASWGSEEFDFEQGERLWVRVSVIYFMGRAASWLKSSRAHLRFPEFYERFDELMNQLMVYDPVVSTKYLTHRFTEGLKREIRNVVLLQRPQNLESALAVACLQEEVLETADGNSGNSGKEQKKIEGGILHRPNTAFKGAYPLPAPPVRSGGSGVKFEDKRETEIKRGTNSVDKIGALKAQRCAQGLCYICAEKWSPTHKCANRVQLHAVQELFTVLFESEEDTGSVLDTAAEQQIMAISVHAMQGSEHRGSMRMLGQIQGKDILILVDSGSTASFISKKVAAGLVGVWWLPTKVQVKVADGALLHCQSVIQDCEWVSQGHMFCTEFKVLALGNYDVILGMDWLMQHSPMTVDWSTRTLMVNKDGQQILLQGIVSDTEQCTLISAC